The following proteins are encoded in a genomic region of Sphingopyxis sp. YF1:
- a CDS encoding DUF2200 domain-containing protein, producing MTKHRIFSVSVASVHPLYVAKAEKKGRTRAEVDAILRWLTGYSQQALDDQLAKATSFEDFFAQAPAMNPARSLVTGVVCGVRVENIEEGTMREIRILDKLVDELAKGKAMDRILRRPPAA from the coding sequence ATGACGAAGCATCGCATCTTTTCGGTCAGCGTCGCGAGCGTCCACCCTCTCTATGTCGCCAAGGCGGAGAAAAAGGGCCGCACGCGGGCCGAGGTCGACGCAATCCTGCGCTGGCTTACGGGCTACAGCCAGCAGGCGCTCGACGACCAGCTGGCGAAAGCGACGAGTTTCGAGGATTTCTTTGCGCAGGCCCCCGCGATGAATCCCGCGCGGTCGCTCGTCACCGGCGTCGTCTGCGGCGTGCGCGTCGAGAACATCGAGGAGGGCACGATGCGCGAGATCCGCATCCTCGACAAGCTGGTCGACGAACTCGCAAAGGGCAAGGCGATGGACCGGATCCTGCGTCGCCCGCCCGCCGCGTGA
- a CDS encoding VOC family protein has protein sequence MPGLLINIDVPDLAAGERFYTEGLGFAAGRRLGSTIVELIGDGARFYLLEKRAGSAIGPAGGDFRRYNRHWTPVHPDFIVDDLDTAIARAVAAGATLEDPATDLPYGQQAMFADPFGNGFCLIAFNPQGYDAIAAGEDQG, from the coding sequence ATGCCGGGCCTGTTGATCAACATCGACGTGCCCGACCTCGCCGCCGGCGAGCGTTTCTATACCGAGGGGCTGGGCTTCGCCGCCGGGCGCCGGCTGGGATCGACCATTGTCGAGCTGATCGGCGACGGCGCCCGGTTCTATCTGCTCGAAAAACGCGCCGGATCGGCGATCGGCCCCGCGGGCGGCGACTTCCGCCGCTACAACCGCCACTGGACACCGGTGCATCCCGACTTCATTGTCGACGACCTCGACACCGCCATCGCGCGCGCGGTCGCCGCGGGCGCGACACTCGAAGACCCGGCGACCGACCTGCCCTATGGCCAGCAGGCGATGTTCGCCGACCCCTTCGGCAACGGATTCTGCCTGATCGCGTTCAACCCGCAGGGTTATGACGCGATCGCGGCGGGCGAAGATCAAGGCTGA
- the gloB gene encoding hydroxyacylglutathione hydrolase, with protein MAALEIVRIPVLSDNYVWLLHERDSGATMVVDPAVAEPVLEAAAARGWTITDIWNTHWHPDHTGGNAAIREATGCTITGPAAEFARIPTLDVQVKGGDRVTLGAAVAEVWDVPAHTAGHIAYHFADDAAIFVGDTMFAMGCGRLFEGTAEQMFANMQKLGTLDDATRVYCAHEYTLSNARFAVTVDPGNDALAARLAAVESARAAGEATVPTTIGAERATNPFLRAPDAAELARIRALKDAA; from the coding sequence GTGGCTGCGCTGGAGATCGTCCGTATTCCCGTCCTCAGCGACAATTATGTCTGGCTGCTCCACGAGCGCGACAGCGGAGCGACGATGGTCGTCGATCCCGCGGTCGCCGAACCGGTGCTCGAAGCCGCCGCCGCGCGCGGGTGGACGATCACCGACATCTGGAACACCCACTGGCACCCCGACCACACCGGCGGCAACGCCGCGATCAGGGAAGCCACAGGGTGCACGATCACCGGCCCCGCGGCCGAGTTTGCGCGCATCCCGACGCTCGACGTGCAGGTCAAGGGCGGCGACCGGGTGACGCTCGGCGCGGCGGTCGCCGAGGTGTGGGACGTGCCGGCGCACACCGCGGGCCATATCGCCTATCATTTCGCCGATGACGCCGCGATCTTCGTCGGCGACACGATGTTCGCGATGGGGTGCGGCCGCCTGTTCGAGGGCACCGCCGAGCAGATGTTCGCCAATATGCAGAAACTGGGCACCCTCGACGACGCAACGCGCGTCTATTGCGCGCACGAATATACGCTGTCGAACGCGCGTTTCGCGGTGACCGTCGACCCCGGCAACGACGCACTCGCCGCGCGCCTCGCTGCGGTCGAATCGGCGCGCGCGGCGGGCGAGGCAACGGTGCCGACGACGATCGGCGCCGAGCGCGCGACCAACCCCTTCCTGCGCGCGCCCGACGCCGCCGAACTCGCCCGCATCCGCGCGCTCAAGGACGCCGCATGA
- a CDS encoding helix-turn-helix transcriptional regulator — MKNRLKVLRAERDWSQQDLAERLEVSRQSVNAIETGKYDPSLPLAFRIADLFGMRIEEIFQKD, encoded by the coding sequence GTGAAGAACCGGCTGAAGGTCCTGCGGGCCGAACGCGACTGGAGCCAGCAGGACCTTGCCGAACGGCTGGAGGTGTCGCGCCAGTCGGTCAACGCGATCGAGACCGGCAAATATGACCCGTCGCTGCCCCTCGCCTTTCGCATCGCCGACCTGTTCGGCATGCGCATCGAAGAGATTTTCCAGAAGGACTGA
- a CDS encoding VOC family protein produces MTQFLRTMIRVSDPDATIAFFGLIGLEEIRRFDSEAGRFTLIFLAAPGQAGIAEVELTWNWPPADGSAPESYSGGRNFGHLAYRVDDIYATCQRLMDAGVTINRPPRDGHMAFVRSPDGISVELLQDGHLPPQEPWASMPNTGSW; encoded by the coding sequence ATGACGCAATTTCTGCGCACGATGATCCGCGTGTCGGATCCCGACGCGACCATCGCCTTCTTCGGGCTCATCGGGCTGGAGGAAATCCGCCGTTTCGACAGCGAGGCGGGCCGTTTCACCTTGATCTTCCTCGCCGCGCCGGGACAGGCGGGGATCGCCGAAGTCGAGCTGACCTGGAACTGGCCGCCTGCCGACGGCAGCGCCCCCGAATCCTATTCGGGCGGGCGTAATTTCGGCCATCTCGCCTATCGCGTCGACGATATCTACGCCACGTGCCAGCGGCTGATGGATGCCGGGGTGACGATCAACCGCCCGCCGCGCGACGGCCACATGGCGTTCGTCCGCTCGCCCGACGGCATTTCGGTCGAGCTGCTGCAGGACGGCCACCTGCCGCCGCAGGAACCCTGGGCGTCGATGCCGAATACCGGCAGCTGGTAA
- a CDS encoding thioesterase family protein, which translates to MARSDFKFHLTKRVRYAEIDAQAVVFNSRYLEYFDIGITEYWRAAGVYDTWPERESPEFHVARAEIDYKVPILLDEEIDICVRCSRVGRSSMTFLFELHGKGAEDLRATGLEVSVHVAEARGAPAPVPDAFVSLFENFEGRRLRD; encoded by the coding sequence ATGGCCCGCAGCGACTTCAAATTCCACCTGACCAAACGCGTCCGCTACGCCGAAATCGACGCGCAGGCGGTGGTGTTCAACAGCCGCTACCTCGAATATTTCGACATCGGGATCACCGAATATTGGCGCGCCGCGGGAGTCTATGACACGTGGCCCGAGCGCGAGAGCCCCGAATTCCACGTCGCGCGCGCCGAGATCGATTACAAGGTGCCGATCCTGCTCGACGAGGAAATCGACATCTGCGTGCGCTGCTCGCGCGTCGGCCGCAGCTCGATGACCTTCCTGTTCGAACTGCACGGCAAGGGCGCGGAGGATTTGCGCGCGACCGGGCTGGAGGTTAGCGTCCATGTCGCCGAGGCACGCGGCGCGCCCGCGCCGGTGCCCGACGCGTTCGTGTCGCTGTTCGAAAATTTCGAGGGCCGGCGCCTGCGCGACTGA
- a CDS encoding alpha/beta hydrolase — MNHRFSVAATFILGIALLVGARAGAAEPCPAGLNEGKRITVLVEGADAPGGPDVVLIPGLSSPRAVWDTTAARLKGKYRLHRVQIRGFGDEAGINAEGPVLDGVAAEVADYIDDCITDAGRPAPAVIGHSMGGLTGLMVAARAPDEVGRLMIVDAVPFIGTLFDPAATVESVTPQADRMAAMMRAQYGQPKPEGPVADPGPMSVAGSMSNTPAGRTAIARWTRDADPRVAAQVFRDVMTTDMRGELAAVKAPVTLLYAQDDGAMPAERAKAAFEPQYAGVARFKAEMVRGSRHFIMLDQPEIFAKAVDAFLAE; from the coding sequence ATGAACCATCGTTTTTCCGTCGCCGCGACGTTCATTCTGGGCATCGCGCTGCTCGTCGGCGCGCGCGCCGGCGCGGCCGAACCCTGCCCCGCCGGGCTCAACGAAGGCAAGCGCATCACCGTGCTGGTCGAGGGTGCCGACGCTCCTGGGGGCCCCGACGTGGTGCTGATCCCCGGCCTGTCGAGCCCGCGCGCGGTGTGGGATACAACCGCCGCGCGGCTGAAGGGAAAATACCGGCTGCACCGCGTCCAGATTCGCGGTTTCGGCGACGAAGCGGGGATCAATGCCGAAGGACCGGTGCTCGACGGGGTGGCGGCCGAGGTCGCCGACTATATCGACGATTGCATCACCGACGCCGGGCGCCCCGCACCCGCGGTGATCGGGCATTCGATGGGCGGGTTGACCGGGCTGATGGTCGCGGCGCGCGCGCCGGACGAGGTCGGCAGGCTGATGATCGTCGACGCTGTGCCGTTCATCGGCACGCTTTTCGACCCCGCCGCGACGGTCGAAAGCGTGACGCCGCAGGCCGACCGCATGGCGGCAATGATGCGCGCGCAATATGGCCAGCCGAAGCCCGAGGGCCCGGTCGCCGATCCCGGACCGATGAGCGTGGCCGGCAGCATGTCGAACACACCGGCGGGCCGGACGGCGATCGCGCGCTGGACGCGCGACGCCGACCCGCGCGTCGCGGCGCAGGTCTTTCGCGACGTGATGACCACCGACATGCGCGGCGAACTCGCCGCGGTGAAGGCGCCAGTGACGCTGCTCTATGCGCAGGACGACGGCGCGATGCCCGCCGAGCGCGCGAAGGCGGCGTTCGAACCGCAATATGCGGGGGTCGCGCGTTTCAAGGCAGAGATGGTGCGGGGCAGCCGCCACTTCATCATGCTCGACCAGCCGGAGATTTTTGCAAAGGCCGTGGACGCATTTCTGGCCGAGTAG
- the thrS gene encoding threonine--tRNA ligase codes for MSQMIRVTLPDGSAREVARGTTPAQIAADIAPSLAKAALAAKIDGELRDIMRPLEEDTNLVLVTSRDEADALELFRHDFAHVLAEAVQNLFPGTQITFGPSTNDGFYYDFAPTAEHGPFRDDELPLIEEEMRRIIAADLPLTREVWERDKLIAKWQAEGESFKAEWAHELPEGEELTVYRSGDGWMDMCRGPHLASTGKLDPAAFKLTRVSGAYWRGDQKNAQLSRIYGTGWLNKKQLAEHLVRLEEAAKRDHRKIGREMDLFHLQEEAHGSVFWHPKGYRIYRELEAYMRRAIDGAAYQEVKTPQVMDARQWEQSGHWGKYRENMFVIPDEVPNIEDEGPIVSDAAEWMALKPMNCPAHVLIFRQGMKSYRDLPLRMAEMGCCHRNEPHGALHGIMRVRQFTQDDGHIFCREDQIVDEVRDFCALLDRVYKQLGFENYAVKLALRPEKRFGTEEMWDKAEAELREAVVRAGMATEDYGWEELPGEGAFYAPKLEFHLTDAIGRTWQCGTIQSDRVLPERLDASYIGEDGERHRPVMLHRAILGTYERFIGILIEHFAGRFPTWLAPVQAVVATIVSDADDYAKDAVAQLAAAGIRVDSDLRNEKINYKVREHSLAKVPYLLVVGKREAEEGTVAIRTLGQDGQRIMPLAEAIAMLKAEATPPDLRD; via the coding sequence ATGTCCCAGATGATCCGCGTCACCCTTCCCGATGGCTCTGCCCGTGAAGTCGCGCGCGGGACTACCCCGGCGCAGATTGCGGCCGACATCGCGCCCAGCCTCGCCAAGGCCGCGCTCGCCGCAAAGATCGACGGCGAACTGCGCGACATCATGCGTCCGCTCGAGGAGGATACGAACCTTGTCCTGGTGACCAGCCGCGACGAGGCCGACGCGCTCGAACTCTTCCGCCACGACTTTGCGCACGTCCTCGCCGAAGCGGTGCAGAACCTGTTTCCGGGCACGCAGATCACCTTCGGCCCTTCGACGAACGACGGCTTCTACTACGACTTCGCACCGACCGCCGAGCATGGCCCGTTCCGCGACGACGAACTGCCGCTGATTGAGGAGGAGATGCGCCGGATCATCGCCGCCGACCTGCCGCTCACGCGCGAAGTGTGGGAGCGCGACAAGCTGATCGCCAAGTGGCAGGCCGAGGGCGAGAGCTTCAAGGCCGAATGGGCGCACGAACTGCCCGAGGGTGAGGAACTGACCGTCTACCGCTCGGGTGACGGCTGGATGGACATGTGCCGCGGCCCGCACCTCGCCTCGACGGGCAAGCTCGATCCCGCGGCGTTCAAGCTGACGCGCGTCTCGGGCGCCTATTGGCGCGGCGACCAGAAGAATGCGCAACTCAGCCGCATCTACGGCACCGGCTGGCTCAACAAGAAACAGCTCGCCGAGCATCTCGTCCGGCTCGAGGAGGCCGCGAAGCGCGACCACCGCAAGATCGGCCGCGAAATGGACCTGTTCCACCTGCAGGAAGAGGCGCACGGCAGCGTCTTCTGGCACCCCAAGGGCTATCGCATCTACCGCGAGCTCGAGGCCTATATGCGGCGCGCGATCGACGGTGCCGCCTATCAGGAGGTCAAGACGCCGCAGGTGATGGACGCGCGCCAGTGGGAACAGTCGGGCCACTGGGGCAAATATCGCGAGAATATGTTCGTCATCCCCGACGAGGTGCCGAACATCGAGGACGAGGGGCCGATCGTCTCCGATGCCGCCGAGTGGATGGCATTGAAGCCGATGAACTGCCCTGCGCATGTCCTGATCTTCCGCCAGGGGATGAAGTCGTATCGCGACCTGCCGCTGCGCATGGCCGAAATGGGCTGCTGCCACCGCAACGAGCCGCACGGCGCGCTGCACGGCATCATGCGCGTGCGCCAGTTCACGCAGGACGACGGCCACATCTTCTGCCGCGAGGACCAGATCGTCGACGAAGTGCGCGATTTCTGTGCGCTGCTCGATCGCGTCTACAAACAGCTCGGCTTCGAAAACTATGCGGTGAAGCTCGCGCTGCGTCCCGAAAAGCGTTTCGGGACCGAGGAAATGTGGGACAAGGCCGAGGCGGAACTGCGCGAAGCCGTCGTCCGCGCCGGCATGGCGACCGAGGATTATGGCTGGGAAGAACTGCCGGGCGAGGGCGCCTTCTACGCGCCCAAGCTCGAATTCCACCTGACCGACGCGATCGGCCGGACGTGGCAGTGCGGGACGATCCAGTCCGACCGCGTACTGCCCGAACGCCTCGACGCGAGCTACATCGGCGAGGATGGCGAGCGCCATCGCCCGGTGATGCTCCACCGCGCGATCCTCGGCACCTACGAACGCTTCATCGGCATTTTGATCGAGCATTTCGCGGGCCGCTTCCCGACCTGGCTCGCGCCCGTGCAGGCGGTGGTCGCGACGATCGTTTCGGACGCCGACGATTATGCGAAGGATGCGGTGGCGCAGCTCGCCGCCGCGGGCATCCGCGTCGACAGCGACCTTCGCAACGAGAAGATCAACTACAAGGTCCGCGAACACAGTCTCGCCAAGGTTCCCTATCTGCTCGTCGTCGGCAAGCGCGAGGCCGAAGAGGGCACGGTCGCGATCCGCACCCTCGGACAGGACGGCCAGCGCATCATGCCGCTGGCGGAGGCGATCGCGATGCTCAAGGCCGAGGCGACCCCGCCCGACCTCAGGGATTGA
- a CDS encoding alpha/beta hydrolase, with the protein MAGPIQYLERAARPRLAYRHVTGAGPTIVFLPGYMSDMEGGKATALFDWATAEGHACLLLDYAGCGTSDGLFAEQDLLDWRGDILDLIDARVAGPVVIVGSSMGGWLMLLAALALVARDGPARVAGLVGIAAAPDFTDWGFTAQEKAIILAEGELREETPYSDQPYVTTRRFWQSGEANRLLEAPIALACPVRLLHGEDDGDVPSAISLRLSAALASDDVQVTLVKGGDHRLSRDGDIALLIDTVARLATP; encoded by the coding sequence GTGGCCGGCCCGATCCAGTATCTCGAGCGCGCGGCGCGGCCGCGGCTCGCCTATCGTCATGTGACCGGCGCGGGTCCGACGATCGTCTTCCTGCCCGGCTACATGTCCGACATGGAGGGCGGCAAGGCGACCGCCCTGTTCGATTGGGCGACGGCCGAAGGGCATGCGTGCCTGCTCCTCGACTATGCCGGATGCGGGACGTCGGACGGGCTGTTCGCCGAACAGGACCTGCTCGACTGGCGCGGCGACATACTCGACCTGATCGACGCCCGCGTCGCGGGACCCGTCGTCATCGTCGGATCGTCGATGGGGGGCTGGCTGATGCTGCTCGCCGCGCTCGCGCTTGTCGCGCGCGACGGACCGGCACGCGTCGCGGGGCTCGTCGGCATCGCCGCGGCGCCCGATTTCACCGACTGGGGCTTCACCGCGCAAGAAAAGGCGATCATCCTCGCCGAGGGCGAACTGCGCGAGGAAACGCCGTACAGCGACCAACCCTATGTGACGACGCGCCGCTTCTGGCAGTCGGGCGAAGCGAACCGCCTGCTCGAAGCGCCGATCGCGCTCGCCTGCCCCGTCCGGCTGCTCCACGGCGAGGACGATGGCGACGTGCCGAGCGCGATCAGCCTGCGCCTGTCGGCCGCGCTCGCCAGCGACGACGTGCAGGTCACGCTGGTCAAGGGCGGCGACCACCGGCTTTCGCGCGATGGCGACATCGCGCTGCTCATCGACACCGTCGCGCGCCTCGCGACGCCCTAG
- a CDS encoding MerC domain-containing protein, whose amino-acid sequence MCLPASRPRLADMIGVALSATCLIHCLALPLLILLAPALSVWLALPEGVHAAILLLALPTALVAMRDGWRRHGRFAPGLLAGAGLGLLALGLAAHQGWLGLSDREAADRLLTSLGALTLAVAHLANWRLRHRSSPEMPCKDWRPCHFVNDT is encoded by the coding sequence ATGTGCCTCCCCGCCTCGCGCCCGCGCCTCGCCGACATGATCGGCGTCGCGCTCTCGGCGACGTGCCTTATCCATTGCCTCGCGCTGCCGCTGCTGATCCTGCTCGCGCCCGCGCTGAGCGTCTGGCTCGCGCTACCCGAGGGGGTCCACGCCGCGATCCTGCTGCTCGCGCTGCCCACCGCCCTTGTCGCGATGCGCGACGGATGGCGACGGCACGGCCGGTTCGCGCCGGGGCTGCTCGCGGGCGCGGGACTCGGCCTGCTCGCACTGGGACTGGCGGCGCACCAGGGCTGGCTGGGCCTGTCCGATCGCGAAGCCGCCGACCGGCTGCTGACCTCGCTCGGCGCGCTGACGCTCGCGGTGGCGCATCTCGCCAACTGGCGGCTGCGCCACCGCAGCTCGCCCGAAATGCCGTGCAAAGATTGGCGCCCTTGTCACTTTGTCAATGACACTTGA
- a CDS encoding DUF6356 family protein has protein sequence MFKRLFVDHPKSVDENYIEHFGVASRFGATMIYGGLCALVHAVVPGWCITTGSDTIARLNKIMVEQRRAKGQAVMQMNTIDWVI, from the coding sequence ATGTTCAAGCGCCTGTTCGTCGATCATCCGAAGAGCGTCGATGAAAATTACATCGAGCATTTCGGCGTCGCCTCGCGTTTCGGCGCGACGATGATCTATGGCGGCCTTTGCGCGCTGGTCCATGCGGTCGTTCCCGGCTGGTGCATCACCACCGGCAGCGACACGATCGCGCGGCTCAACAAGATCATGGTCGAACAGCGCCGCGCCAAGGGGCAGGCGGTGATGCAGATGAACACCATCGACTGGGTGATCTGA
- a CDS encoding AMP-dependent synthetase/ligase, whose protein sequence is MKLENPHLDQFPSLVAMFFDRADKGGDDPFLWRKADRAWQPLSWREVAEQVAALAHNLRKLGLKEGDRVVLVSENRPEWCIADLGIMAAGCITVPTYTTNTERDHQHILDNSGARAVIVSTAKLARVLMPAVMRSDAQHVITMESLRVGQQGDVRIHDWAPLVEGGATFVEETRARGLGVKRADTACLIYTSGTGGAPRGVMQHHGAILHNAAGAAEVLVNDFGIGDEEVFLSFLPLSHAYEHSGGQFLPIMVGAQIYYSEGLEKLVSNIEETRPTIMVVVPRLFEVIRARMIKSVEKQGKLANWMLGQALRVGEKDYERRMGVLDRPVDLILDKLFRPKIQKRFGGRMKALVSGGAPLNPEIGVFFHSIGLTLLQGYGQTEAGPVISCNRPSAGIKMDTVGPPLMNTEVRIADDGEILVRGELVMKGYWRNQAETERVLVPDPAEPGGAPWLHTGDIGHIDDKGRIVITDRKKDLIVNDKGDNVSPQRVEGMLTLQPEILQAMVYGDKRPHLVGILVPDPEWAFEWAEAEGLPKDIKLLREHEKFRAALREAVDRVNAQLSVIEKVRKFDFADEAFTIENEQMTPSMKIRRHVLRDVYADRIAALYRG, encoded by the coding sequence ATGAAGCTGGAAAACCCCCATCTCGACCAATTTCCGAGTCTGGTCGCGATGTTCTTCGACCGCGCGGACAAGGGCGGCGACGACCCCTTCCTGTGGCGCAAGGCCGACCGCGCGTGGCAGCCGCTCTCGTGGCGCGAGGTCGCCGAACAGGTCGCGGCGCTGGCGCACAACCTCCGCAAGCTGGGGCTGAAGGAGGGCGACCGTGTCGTGCTGGTGAGCGAGAACCGGCCCGAATGGTGCATCGCAGACCTCGGCATCATGGCCGCGGGCTGCATCACCGTGCCGACCTACACCACCAACACCGAACGCGATCACCAGCACATCCTCGACAACAGCGGCGCGCGCGCGGTGATCGTGTCGACCGCAAAGCTGGCGCGGGTGCTCATGCCCGCGGTGATGCGCTCCGACGCGCAGCACGTGATCACGATGGAAAGCCTGCGCGTCGGCCAGCAGGGCGACGTGCGCATCCACGACTGGGCGCCGCTGGTCGAAGGCGGAGCGACCTTCGTCGAGGAGACCAGGGCGCGCGGGCTCGGCGTCAAGCGCGCTGACACCGCCTGCCTGATCTACACCAGCGGCACCGGCGGCGCGCCGCGCGGCGTGATGCAGCATCATGGCGCGATCCTGCACAATGCCGCGGGCGCGGCCGAGGTTCTCGTCAACGACTTCGGCATCGGCGACGAGGAGGTGTTCCTGTCGTTCCTGCCGCTGAGCCACGCTTACGAGCATTCGGGCGGGCAGTTCCTGCCGATCATGGTCGGCGCGCAGATCTATTACAGCGAGGGCCTCGAAAAGCTCGTTTCGAACATCGAGGAGACGCGCCCGACGATCATGGTCGTCGTGCCGCGGCTGTTCGAGGTGATCCGCGCGCGGATGATCAAGTCGGTCGAAAAACAGGGCAAGCTCGCCAACTGGATGCTGGGCCAGGCGCTGCGCGTCGGCGAAAAGGATTATGAGCGGCGCATGGGGGTGCTCGACCGCCCGGTCGACCTCATCCTCGACAAATTGTTCCGCCCCAAGATCCAGAAGCGTTTCGGCGGTCGGATGAAGGCGCTGGTGTCGGGCGGCGCGCCGCTCAACCCCGAAATCGGTGTGTTCTTCCACTCGATCGGGCTGACCCTGCTCCAGGGCTATGGCCAGACCGAAGCGGGGCCGGTGATCAGCTGCAACCGCCCGAGCGCGGGGATCAAGATGGACACCGTCGGCCCGCCGCTGATGAACACCGAGGTCCGGATCGCCGACGACGGCGAGATCCTCGTCCGCGGCGAACTGGTGATGAAGGGCTATTGGCGCAACCAGGCCGAAACCGAGCGCGTGCTGGTGCCCGATCCCGCCGAACCCGGCGGCGCGCCCTGGCTGCACACCGGCGACATCGGCCATATCGACGACAAGGGCCGCATCGTCATCACCGACCGCAAGAAGGACCTGATCGTCAACGACAAGGGCGACAATGTCTCGCCGCAGCGCGTCGAGGGCATGCTGACGCTCCAGCCCGAGATCCTGCAGGCGATGGTCTATGGCGACAAGCGTCCGCACCTTGTCGGCATCCTCGTGCCCGATCCCGAATGGGCCTTCGAATGGGCCGAGGCGGAGGGGTTGCCCAAGGATATCAAGCTGCTGCGCGAACATGAAAAGTTTCGCGCCGCGCTGCGCGAGGCGGTCGACCGCGTCAACGCGCAGCTCTCGGTGATCGAAAAAGTGCGCAAGTTCGATTTCGCCGACGAGGCGTTCACGATCGAGAACGAACAGATGACCCCGTCGATGAAGATCCGCCGCCACGTGCTCCGCGACGTGTACGCCGACCGGATCGCCGCGCTGTACCGGGGGTAG